One genomic region from Streptomyces venezuelae encodes:
- a CDS encoding protein kinase domain-containing protein, with translation MLSPLTHDDPAAVATYRLLARLGSGGMGTVYLARTPGGRTVALKTVHARLATDPAFRARFRLETDAARIIGARHGAAVVDADPLAETPWLATEYVLGPPLDDAVALGGPLPEPTVRALGAALAGALAQLHSSDVVHRDLKPSNVLVTAYGPKIIDFGIARAAGDDHLTRTGAAAGTPAFMSPEQASGEEHPPAGDVFALAGVLVFAATGHGPFGTGSPADLLYRVRYAEPDLSGVPEALLPLLTACLAKDPAARPTTADLIAHLHDGHGEFADHLPPLVLADIARRATDVWLHAPHRLPGPAGAAFAETAPSTPISRRRALTLGSGSLLGLAGAGAGVWAWLNSRDTEGGSTTGAGPTPTGPTAIPAPTSPDGAPAPLWKDDVLDREERIAPLLAGPDVVGFAETISFRAVDTKDGSELWADSRVMEPHQITTDGTNFYVSDGNYEGPGALKIRTLAARTGKEAARTIELKGIDGTTTQLLTAVGGILFTASRLGKREIDPDADNVGWHLLAVNLRTGKEAWRHPYEWDGVRPWLAQVVGDRLILGKNSGDLDSFLVQARDVRTGRQLWKRRLPLKKSAGFVPGQLSADERHVYTGGDRLRAVRLTDGAVAWEYGTGKDPMAYGVPAVADDLVYTNVSGRGLVAVNAMKGTEFWAEEPGSRPLAPHVYFRPVIGKKYAYAPVRGGLSAVDLATRRSDWVFPTDATRYVVDKERARIIGAGTSTVAAIPYV, from the coding sequence ATGCTGTCGCCCCTGACCCACGACGACCCGGCCGCCGTCGCCACGTACCGCCTTCTCGCCCGCCTCGGCTCCGGCGGCATGGGCACGGTCTACCTGGCGCGCACCCCCGGTGGCCGTACCGTCGCCCTGAAGACCGTGCACGCCCGGCTCGCCACCGACCCCGCCTTCCGCGCCCGCTTCCGGCTGGAGACGGACGCGGCGCGGATCATCGGGGCGCGCCACGGCGCGGCCGTCGTCGACGCGGACCCGCTCGCCGAGACCCCGTGGCTGGCGACCGAGTACGTCCTCGGACCGCCGCTCGACGACGCCGTCGCGCTCGGCGGCCCGCTCCCCGAGCCGACCGTCCGCGCGCTCGGCGCCGCGCTCGCCGGTGCGCTCGCCCAGCTGCACTCCTCGGACGTGGTCCACCGCGACCTGAAGCCCTCGAACGTCCTGGTCACCGCGTACGGCCCGAAGATCATCGACTTCGGCATCGCCCGCGCGGCCGGCGACGACCATCTGACCCGTACGGGAGCGGCGGCCGGCACCCCCGCCTTCATGTCCCCGGAGCAGGCGAGCGGCGAGGAACACCCCCCGGCCGGCGACGTGTTCGCGCTCGCGGGCGTCCTGGTCTTCGCCGCCACCGGCCACGGCCCCTTCGGTACGGGCTCCCCGGCCGACCTCCTGTACCGCGTGCGCTACGCCGAGCCCGACCTCAGCGGCGTACCGGAGGCGCTCCTGCCGCTCCTCACGGCCTGCCTCGCCAAGGACCCGGCCGCCCGCCCCACCACGGCCGACCTCATCGCCCATCTCCACGACGGCCACGGCGAGTTCGCGGACCACCTCCCCCCGCTGGTCCTCGCCGACATCGCCCGCCGCGCGACGGACGTCTGGCTCCACGCCCCGCACCGCCTGCCGGGCCCGGCGGGTGCCGCGTTCGCCGAGACCGCCCCGAGCACCCCGATCTCCCGCCGCCGCGCCCTCACCCTGGGCAGCGGCTCCCTCCTCGGCCTCGCGGGGGCGGGCGCGGGTGTGTGGGCGTGGCTGAACTCCCGGGACACGGAGGGCGGTTCGACCACGGGCGCCGGCCCGACCCCGACGGGCCCCACGGCCATCCCTGCCCCGACCTCACCCGACGGCGCGCCCGCGCCGCTCTGGAAGGACGACGTCCTCGACCGCGAGGAGAGGATCGCCCCGCTGCTGGCAGGCCCCGATGTCGTGGGCTTCGCGGAGACCATCTCCTTCCGCGCCGTCGACACGAAGGACGGCAGCGAGCTGTGGGCCGACTCGCGGGTCATGGAACCCCACCAGATCACCACCGACGGCACGAACTTCTACGTGTCCGACGGCAACTACGAGGGCCCCGGCGCCCTGAAGATCCGCACACTCGCGGCGCGCACGGGCAAGGAGGCGGCCCGGACGATCGAGCTGAAGGGCATCGACGGAACGACCACGCAGCTTCTCACGGCGGTCGGCGGCATCCTCTTCACCGCCTCGCGCCTGGGCAAGCGGGAGATCGACCCGGACGCGGACAACGTGGGCTGGCACCTGCTCGCCGTGAACCTGCGCACGGGCAAGGAGGCATGGCGGCATCCGTACGAATGGGACGGCGTCCGGCCGTGGCTCGCCCAGGTCGTCGGTGACCGCCTGATCCTCGGCAAGAACAGCGGCGACCTCGACTCGTTCCTCGTCCAGGCGAGGGACGTGCGCACGGGGCGGCAGCTGTGGAAGCGCCGGCTGCCGCTGAAGAAGTCCGCCGGGTTCGTCCCCGGACAGCTCTCCGCCGACGAGCGGCACGTCTACACGGGCGGCGACCGCCTCCGCGCCGTGCGCCTGACGGACGGGGCGGTCGCCTGGGAGTACGGCACAGGCAAGGACCCCATGGCCTACGGAGTTCCCGCCGTCGCGGACGATCTCGTCTACACGAACGTGAGCGGCCGGGGACTCGTGGCCGTCAACGCAATGAAGGGCACCGAGTTCTGGGCGGAGGAGCCGGGCAGTCGACCGCTGGCCCCACACGTCTACTTCAGGCCGGTCATCGGGAAGAAGTACGCGTACGCGCCCGTGCGCGGCGGTCTGAGCGCGGTCGACCTGGCGACGCGCCGCTCGGACTGGGTCTTCCCGACGGACGCCACGCGGTATGTCGTCGACAAGGAGCGGGCCCGCATCATCGGCGCCGGAACGTCGACCGTCGCGGCCATCCCCTACGTCTGA
- a CDS encoding serine/threonine protein kinase codes for MERSRTQGDSAPARAAARTAPDRRIGPYRLITRLDPPGTAVPCRRFVARTPDGGRTVLLSTPLPGTDPARFAAEAAAARHLLGPWIAPVTDVAEPAGPAGPLWYASPYVPALPLPVALAVHGGPLPEATVRAVGAALAEALAAAHSQGLTHAGVSPAAVLLTAGGPLLSCFGAVRAAAPDGEPRTGLPGLDAGALAPEQASGGRPRPPGDVFALGAVLAYAATGHTVPEREELPPTLRQVVSSCLARDPADRPTAAALMASLAPPTAHHTVLNSAGVLLTPGWLPGRVIAALARQSAELLAAELPGLPEQTGPAEHATPARA; via the coding sequence GTGGAACGGTCGCGCACGCAGGGGGACTCCGCGCCGGCTCGGGCGGCGGCGCGGACGGCTCCGGACCGGCGGATCGGTCCGTACCGGCTGATCACCCGCCTCGACCCGCCCGGCACCGCGGTCCCCTGCCGCCGCTTCGTGGCCCGCACCCCTGACGGCGGCCGTACCGTCCTCCTGAGCACTCCCCTGCCCGGCACCGACCCGGCGCGCTTCGCCGCCGAGGCGGCCGCGGCCCGGCACCTCCTCGGCCCGTGGATCGCCCCGGTGACGGACGTCGCCGAACCGGCAGGACCCGCCGGACCCCTCTGGTACGCGAGCCCCTACGTCCCCGCACTCCCGCTCCCCGTGGCCCTCGCCGTCCACGGCGGACCGCTGCCCGAGGCCACCGTCCGGGCCGTCGGCGCCGCCCTCGCCGAAGCGCTCGCCGCCGCGCACTCCCAGGGCCTCACGCACGCCGGAGTCTCCCCCGCCGCCGTCCTGCTCACCGCCGGCGGCCCCCTGCTGAGCTGCTTCGGCGCCGTACGGGCCGCCGCGCCCGACGGCGAGCCGCGCACCGGGCTGCCGGGCCTCGACGCGGGGGCGCTCGCCCCCGAGCAGGCCTCGGGCGGCCGGCCCCGGCCGCCCGGCGACGTCTTCGCCCTCGGCGCCGTCCTCGCGTACGCCGCCACCGGCCACACCGTGCCCGAGCGCGAGGAACTCCCGCCGACCCTGCGCCAGGTGGTCTCCTCCTGCCTGGCGCGCGACCCGGCCGACCGTCCGACAGCGGCCGCCCTGATGGCCTCGCTCGCACCGCCGACCGCGCACCACACGGTGCTGAACTCGGCCGGCGTGCTGCTCACCCCCGGCTGGCTGCCGGGCCGGGTGATCGCCGCGCTCGCCCGCCAGTCGGCGGAGCTGCTCGCCGCCGAACTCCCCGGACTGCCGGAACAGACGGGCCCCGCGGAACACGCGACACCCGCCCGCGCCTGA
- a CDS encoding phage holin family protein, translating into MSDQVRRRLGIFAGVGLAGGLLPGITLGAETVDAAFSLVVAAVVLTVLTQLVHVGPSGRVPVPVLGALGAVGFVQDALIWWLLSWLGPKLSDLRIEGLATILLAALITRATVLLLSQMSSAVEIAED; encoded by the coding sequence ATGAGTGATCAAGTCAGACGCAGACTGGGCATATTCGCCGGAGTCGGCCTCGCCGGCGGCCTGCTGCCCGGCATCACGCTGGGCGCGGAGACCGTCGACGCCGCCTTCTCACTGGTCGTCGCGGCCGTCGTCCTGACGGTCCTCACGCAGCTGGTCCACGTCGGCCCGTCGGGCCGCGTACCGGTGCCCGTCCTCGGCGCCCTCGGCGCGGTCGGCTTCGTCCAGGACGCGCTCATCTGGTGGTTGCTGTCCTGGCTGGGCCCGAAACTCTCGGACCTTCGGATCGAGGGCCTCGCGACGATCCTCCTCGCGGCCCTGATCACCCGCGCGACGGTCCTCCTCCTGTCCCAGATGTCCTCGGCGGTCGAGATCGCCGAGGACTGA
- a CDS encoding helix-turn-helix domain-containing protein has protein sequence MPGGRLTQQERQQIALGLADGLAYAEIARRLDRPTSTVTREVMRNGGPTSYRADLAHRATERRAHRSRQSAPRSPEALPQAHGRDPEAVREYEEVLTTVFMQSGMPKMMSGVMACLCISDSGSLTAAELVQRLQVSPATISKAIGFLENQAFVRRERDEGRRERYTVDADVWYQSMMASARATAQIVETAQQGVGILGAGTPAGTRLENIARFLDFVSESTARAAEQARAILHTTSKTPQEAAQDDTSA, from the coding sequence ATGCCCGGAGGCAGGCTCACCCAGCAGGAACGTCAGCAGATCGCGCTGGGACTGGCCGACGGCCTCGCCTACGCCGAGATCGCCAGACGCCTCGACCGTCCGACCTCGACCGTCACGCGCGAGGTGATGCGGAACGGCGGTCCCACCTCCTACCGCGCCGACCTCGCCCACCGCGCCACCGAACGCCGCGCGCACCGGAGCAGGCAGAGCGCGCCCCGGAGCCCGGAGGCGCTCCCGCAGGCCCACGGCCGCGACCCCGAGGCGGTGCGCGAGTACGAGGAGGTCCTCACCACCGTCTTCATGCAGTCCGGCATGCCCAAGATGATGTCCGGGGTGATGGCGTGCCTCTGCATCAGCGACTCGGGCAGCCTCACCGCGGCCGAGCTCGTCCAGCGCCTCCAGGTCAGCCCCGCCACCATCTCCAAGGCGATCGGCTTCCTGGAGAACCAGGCCTTCGTCCGCCGGGAACGCGACGAAGGCCGCCGCGAGCGCTACACCGTCGACGCCGACGTCTGGTACCAGTCGATGATGGCCAGCGCCCGGGCCACCGCCCAGATCGTCGAAACCGCGCAGCAGGGCGTCGGCATCCTCGGCGCCGGCACGCCGGCCGGCACGCGCCTCGAGAACATCGCCCGCTTCCTCGACTTCGTCAGCGAGAGCACCGCGCGCGCCGCGGAACAGGCCCGCGCGATCCTCCACACGACCTCGAAGACGCCCCAGGAAGCCGCGCAGGACGACACTTCCGCCTGA
- a CDS encoding DUF4097 family beta strand repeat-containing protein, producing MQFPATAPIDVVLDVPAGHIRFIAADRADATVEVLPANASKGRDVKAAGQVAVAYADGVLRIEAAQPKSKILGSSGSVEVTVQLPAGSRVEAKTAAADLRGVGRLGDVTFESAQGTVKLDETAAVRLTLQAGDITVGRLGGAAQISTSKGDIKIAEAMGGAVVLRTEAGDLEVGAARGVSATLDAGTSYGRISNTLRNSEGAKAGLNIQATTAYGDITARSL from the coding sequence ATGCAGTTCCCCGCCACCGCCCCGATCGACGTCGTCCTCGACGTCCCCGCGGGCCACATCCGCTTCATCGCCGCCGACCGGGCCGACGCCACGGTCGAGGTCCTCCCGGCGAACGCCTCGAAGGGCCGCGACGTGAAGGCCGCCGGGCAGGTCGCCGTCGCCTACGCCGACGGTGTCCTGCGGATCGAGGCCGCGCAGCCGAAGAGCAAGATCCTCGGCAGCTCCGGTTCGGTCGAGGTCACGGTCCAGCTCCCCGCCGGCTCCCGCGTCGAGGCGAAGACGGCCGCCGCCGACCTCCGGGGCGTGGGACGCCTCGGAGACGTCACCTTCGAGAGCGCGCAGGGCACGGTCAAGCTCGACGAGACCGCCGCCGTCCGCCTCACCCTCCAGGCCGGAGACATCACCGTCGGCCGCCTGGGCGGCGCCGCGCAGATCAGCACGAGCAAGGGCGACATCAAGATCGCCGAGGCGATGGGCGGCGCGGTCGTCCTGCGCACGGAGGCCGGTGACCTGGAGGTCGGCGCCGCCCGCGGTGTCTCCGCCACCCTCGACGCCGGCACCTCCTACGGCCGCATCAGCAACACCCTCCGCAACAGCGAGGGCGCCAAGGCCGGCCTGAACATCCAGGCCACCACCGCGTACGGCGACATCACCGCCCGCAGCCTCTGA
- a CDS encoding ATP-binding cassette domain-containing protein — translation MTDLAIAANGLRKSYGDKVVLDGVDLAVPAGTIFSLLGPNGAGKTTAVKILSTLVGADAGEIRVGGHDLAAAPQAVRAAIGVTGQFSAVDGLITGEENMLLMADLHHLSKSEGRRVAAELLRRFDLTEAAKKPASTYSGGMKRRLDIAMTLVGDPRIIFLDEPTTGLDPRSRHNMWQIIRELVSDGVTVFLTTQYLEEADELADRIAVLNDGRIVAEGTAEELKRLIPGGHVRLRFTDPAVYRRATLALAPGEELRDDESLSLRIPSDGSQRELRSLLDRLDSAGVEADELTVHTPDLDDVFFALTGSKVPAQPTRPNQPA, via the coding sequence ATGACCGACTTGGCCATCGCGGCGAACGGGCTGCGCAAGTCCTACGGCGACAAGGTCGTACTCGACGGTGTCGACCTGGCCGTCCCCGCAGGGACGATCTTCTCCCTGCTCGGCCCGAACGGCGCCGGCAAGACCACGGCCGTCAAGATCCTCTCCACCCTGGTCGGTGCCGACGCCGGCGAGATCCGCGTCGGCGGCCACGACCTCGCCGCCGCCCCGCAGGCGGTCCGGGCCGCGATCGGCGTCACCGGCCAGTTCTCCGCGGTCGACGGCCTGATCACCGGCGAGGAGAACATGCTCCTCATGGCGGACCTGCACCACCTGTCCAAGAGCGAGGGGCGGCGGGTCGCCGCCGAACTCCTCCGGCGCTTCGACCTGACGGAGGCCGCGAAGAAGCCCGCCTCCACCTACTCCGGCGGCATGAAGCGCCGCCTCGACATCGCCATGACCCTGGTCGGCGACCCGCGGATCATCTTCCTCGACGAACCGACCACCGGCCTCGACCCGCGCAGCCGCCACAACATGTGGCAGATCATCCGCGAACTCGTCTCCGACGGCGTCACCGTCTTCCTCACCACCCAGTACCTGGAGGAGGCCGACGAACTCGCCGACCGCATCGCCGTCCTCAACGACGGCAGGATCGTCGCCGAAGGCACCGCCGAGGAGCTGAAGCGACTCATCCCCGGCGGGCACGTACGCCTCCGCTTCACCGACCCGGCCGTGTACCGGCGCGCCACCCTCGCCCTCGCCCCGGGCGAGGAGCTCAGGGACGACGAGTCGCTGTCGCTGCGGATCCCCAGCGACGGCAGCCAGCGCGAACTGCGGTCCCTCCTCGACCGGCTGGACTCCGCCGGCGTCGAGGCGGACGAGCTGACCGTCCACACCCCCGACCTCGACGACGTGTTCTTCGCCCTCACCGGCTCCAAGGTCCCCGCCCAGCCCACCCGGCCGAACCAGCCCGCCTAA
- a CDS encoding ABC transporter permease yields the protein MSSLSLAVRDSSTMLRRNLLHARRYPSLTLNLLLTPVMLLLLFVYIFGDTMSAGIGGGDRSDYIAYLVPGLLLMTIGSTTIGTAVSVSNDMTEGIIARFRTMAIHRPSVLVGHVVGSVLQCVMSVVLVGAVALAIGFRSTGATALEWLAAFGLLVLFATALTWIAVGMGLISPNAEAASNNAMPLIFLPLISSTFVPIASMPGWFQPIAEYQPFTPAIETLRGLLLGTEIGHNGWLAVAWCVGLTVLGYFWSTSKFNGDPK from the coding sequence ATGAGCTCCCTCTCCCTCGCCGTGCGCGACTCGTCCACGATGCTGCGCCGCAACCTCCTGCACGCCCGGCGCTACCCGTCCCTGACGCTGAACCTGCTGCTCACGCCCGTCATGCTCCTGCTGCTCTTCGTCTACATCTTCGGCGACACCATGAGCGCCGGCATCGGCGGCGGCGACCGCTCCGACTACATCGCCTACCTCGTCCCGGGCCTGCTCCTGATGACCATCGGCAGTACGACCATCGGCACCGCGGTGTCCGTCTCCAACGACATGACCGAGGGGATCATCGCCCGCTTCCGCACGATGGCGATCCACCGCCCCTCGGTCCTCGTCGGACACGTCGTCGGCAGCGTCCTGCAGTGCGTGATGAGCGTGGTCCTCGTCGGCGCCGTCGCCCTCGCCATCGGCTTCCGGTCCACCGGCGCGACCGCCCTGGAGTGGCTGGCCGCCTTCGGTCTGCTCGTCCTCTTCGCCACCGCCCTCACCTGGATCGCCGTCGGCATGGGCCTGATCAGCCCGAACGCCGAGGCCGCCAGCAACAACGCGATGCCCCTGATCTTCCTGCCGCTCATCTCCAGCACCTTCGTCCCGATCGCCTCGATGCCCGGCTGGTTCCAGCCGATCGCCGAGTACCAGCCCTTCACCCCGGCCATCGAGACCCTCCGCGGCCTCCTGCTCGGCACCGAGATCGGCCACAACGGCTGGCTCGCCGTCGCCTGGTGCGTGGGCCTCACCGTCCTCGGCTACTTCTGGTCGACCTCGAAGTTCAACGGCGACCCGAAGTAG
- a CDS encoding MFS transporter has product MSALEPREADADVDVDVDVTTGPAHSPGPRAARDDTKGSVLDGDHRALSIGIVSVVLLIAFEATAVGTAMPVAARELNGVSAYAFAFSAYFTTSLFGMVLAGQWSDRSGPLASLAAGMSAFAAGLLLSGTAGTMWLFVLGRAVQGLGGGLVIVALYVVVSRAYAEHLRPAIMAAFAASWVVPSVVGPLASGTITEHLGWRWVFVGIPALVVFPLALALPAIRRTASGPADPQAPVAPWDRRRIGLALAISAGAGLLQYAGQELRWLSLIPAAAGVALLVPAVRGLLPRGTVRAARGLPAVILLRGIAAGSFIAAESFVPLMLVTQRGLSVTLAGLSLAVGGLTWALGSWIQARPWTEPYRERLVVLGMVLVALAIAAAPSVLIAAVPVWVVAAAWAVGCLGMGAVISSTSVLLLQLSAPEEAGANSAALQISDGLSNVLLLAVGGAAFAALGGGAVGHAVTSHAATGSHPTAFAAVFLPMAGVAAAGAWVATRLGEPKSA; this is encoded by the coding sequence ATGAGCGCCCTCGAACCCCGCGAGGCCGACGCCGACGTCGACGTCGACGTCGACGTCACCACCGGCCCCGCCCACAGCCCCGGACCCCGTGCCGCACGCGACGACACCAAGGGGTCCGTCCTCGACGGCGACCACAGGGCGCTCAGCATCGGCATCGTCTCCGTCGTCCTGCTCATCGCCTTCGAGGCCACCGCCGTCGGCACCGCGATGCCCGTCGCCGCCCGCGAGCTGAACGGCGTCTCCGCCTACGCCTTCGCCTTCTCCGCGTACTTCACCACCAGCCTCTTCGGCATGGTCCTGGCCGGCCAGTGGTCCGACCGGAGCGGCCCGCTCGCCTCCCTCGCCGCCGGCATGAGCGCCTTCGCCGCCGGGCTGCTCCTCTCCGGGACCGCCGGCACGATGTGGCTCTTCGTCCTCGGCCGGGCCGTGCAGGGACTGGGCGGCGGCCTCGTCATCGTCGCGCTGTACGTGGTGGTCAGCCGGGCCTACGCGGAACACCTCAGGCCCGCGATCATGGCCGCGTTCGCCGCGAGCTGGGTCGTCCCCTCCGTGGTCGGACCTCTCGCCTCCGGCACGATCACCGAGCACCTCGGCTGGCGCTGGGTCTTCGTCGGCATCCCCGCCCTCGTCGTCTTCCCGCTCGCCCTCGCCCTCCCCGCGATACGCCGGACCGCCTCGGGGCCCGCCGACCCGCAGGCGCCCGTCGCCCCCTGGGACCGGCGGCGCATCGGCCTCGCGCTCGCGATCTCGGCCGGAGCGGGGCTGCTCCAGTACGCCGGGCAGGAGCTGCGCTGGCTCTCCCTGATTCCGGCCGCCGCGGGCGTCGCGCTCCTCGTGCCCGCCGTCCGCGGGCTCCTGCCGCGCGGCACCGTCCGGGCGGCGCGCGGCCTGCCCGCGGTGATCCTGCTGCGCGGCATCGCCGCCGGGTCCTTCATCGCGGCCGAGTCCTTCGTCCCGCTGATGCTGGTCACCCAGCGCGGCCTGAGCGTCACCCTGGCCGGGCTCTCCCTCGCCGTCGGCGGCCTCACCTGGGCGCTCGGCTCGTGGATCCAGGCCCGGCCGTGGACGGAGCCGTACCGCGAACGCCTGGTCGTCCTCGGGATGGTCCTCGTCGCCCTCGCGATCGCGGCGGCGCCGAGCGTCCTGATCGCGGCGGTGCCGGTGTGGGTGGTCGCGGCGGCCTGGGCCGTCGGCTGCCTCGGCATGGGCGCGGTGATCTCCTCGACGAGCGTGCTGCTCCTGCAGCTGTCGGCGCCGGAGGAGGCGGGTGCGAACTCGGCGGCCCTCCAGATCTCGGACGGCCTCTCGAACGTCCTGCTCCTCGCGGTCGGCGGCGCGGCCTTCGCGGCGCTGGGCGGCGGCGCGGTCGGCCACGCGGTGACCTCCCACGCGGCGACGGGCTCCCACCCGACGGCCTTCGCGGCGGTCTTCCTGCCGATGGCGGGGGTGGCGGCGGCGGGGGCGTGGGTCGCTACGCGGTTGGGGGAGCCGAAAAGCGCGTGA
- a CDS encoding Arc family DNA-binding protein, translating into MAGLNVRFTQEELDALRERAEAEGRSMQSFAHEAVIKAINEHSRLFNEAAEHVLKASAELNRRLA; encoded by the coding sequence ATGGCCGGTCTTAACGTGAGGTTCACCCAGGAAGAGCTGGACGCGCTGCGTGAGCGCGCCGAGGCGGAGGGCCGCAGCATGCAGTCCTTCGCGCACGAGGCGGTGATCAAGGCGATAAACGAACACTCCCGGCTGTTCAACGAGGCGGCCGAGCATGTCCTGAAGGCCAGTGCGGAGCTCAACCGGAGGCTTGCGTGA
- a CDS encoding type II toxin-antitoxin system death-on-curing family toxin, producing MTYFLTLPELLNLAGRLGASEVRDYGLLESALARPQTSVFGQDAYPEIWEKAAALMESLARNHGLVDGNKRIAWYATWVFLHMNGHPLDPAFDVDEAEMFVLDVCQGALDVPKIAARLPRFAR from the coding sequence GTGACGTACTTCCTCACGCTCCCGGAGCTCCTGAACCTCGCGGGGCGCCTCGGGGCGAGCGAGGTCCGCGACTACGGTCTGCTGGAGTCCGCCCTGGCCCGCCCGCAGACGAGCGTGTTCGGCCAGGACGCCTATCCCGAGATCTGGGAGAAGGCCGCCGCGCTGATGGAATCGCTCGCGCGCAACCACGGTCTCGTCGACGGAAACAAGCGCATCGCCTGGTATGCGACCTGGGTGTTCCTCCACATGAACGGCCATCCGCTCGACCCCGCGTTCGACGTCGACGAGGCGGAGATGTTCGTCCTGGACGTGTGCCAAGGGGCGCTCGACGTGCCCAAGATCGCAGCGCGGCTGCCGAGGTTCGCACGCTGA
- a CDS encoding DEAD/DEAH box helicase, which yields MTTTTTSSHHLSPAFPGRAPWGTAGKLRAWQQGAMDRYLQEQPRDFLAVATPGAGKTTFALTLASWLLHHHVVQQITVVAPTEHLKKQWAAAAARIGIKLDPDYSAGPLSKEYDGVAITYAGVGVRPMLHRNRSEQRKTLVILDEIHHAGDSKSWGEACLEAFEPATRRLALTGTPFRSDTNPIPFVTYEEGNDGIRRSSADYTYGYGNALGDGVVRPVIFLSYSGNMRWRTKAGDEIAARLGEPMTKDAVSQAWRTALDAKGDWMPNVLRAADQRLTEVRKSIPDAGGLVIASDQDSARSYAKLIREITGTKATVVLSDDTGASNRIDEFSENTDRWMVAVRMVSEGVDVPRLAVGVYATTISTPLFFAQAVGRFVRSRRRGETASVFLPTIPSLLGFANEMEVERDHVLDKPKKQGEEDPYAESEKELAEAERQQDEDTGEQDMLPFEALESDAVFDRVLYNAAEFGMQAHPGSAEEQDYLGIPGLLEPDQVQLLLQKRQARQIAHSRKKPDDEADLLELPAERRPVVSHKELLELRKQLNTMVGAYVHQTGKPHGVIHTELRRVCGGPPSAEATAGQIRERIKKVQEWATRMR from the coding sequence GTGACTACTACCACCACCTCCTCCCATCACCTCTCTCCCGCCTTCCCCGGCCGGGCCCCTTGGGGTACCGCCGGCAAGCTGCGAGCCTGGCAGCAGGGCGCCATGGACAGGTACCTCCAGGAGCAGCCCCGTGACTTTCTCGCCGTCGCCACCCCCGGCGCCGGCAAGACGACCTTCGCCCTGACCCTCGCGTCCTGGCTGCTGCACCACCACGTGGTCCAGCAGATCACCGTCGTCGCGCCCACCGAGCACCTCAAGAAGCAGTGGGCCGCCGCCGCCGCGCGGATAGGGATCAAGCTGGACCCGGACTACAGCGCCGGGCCGCTCAGCAAGGAGTACGACGGGGTCGCCATCACCTACGCCGGCGTCGGAGTCCGGCCCATGCTCCACCGCAACCGCTCCGAACAGCGCAAGACCCTCGTCATCCTCGACGAGATCCACCACGCCGGAGACTCCAAGTCCTGGGGCGAGGCCTGCCTGGAGGCGTTCGAGCCGGCCACGCGGCGGCTGGCCCTCACCGGCACCCCCTTCCGTTCCGACACCAACCCCATCCCCTTCGTCACGTACGAGGAGGGGAACGACGGCATCCGCAGGTCCTCGGCGGACTACACGTACGGCTACGGCAACGCCCTCGGCGACGGCGTCGTCCGGCCCGTCATCTTCCTCTCCTACAGCGGCAACATGCGCTGGCGCACCAAGGCCGGCGACGAGATCGCCGCCCGCCTGGGCGAGCCGATGACCAAGGACGCCGTCTCGCAGGCCTGGCGCACCGCGCTCGACGCCAAGGGCGACTGGATGCCGAACGTGCTCCGGGCCGCCGACCAGCGGCTCACCGAGGTCCGGAAGTCCATTCCGGACGCGGGCGGGCTCGTCATCGCCTCCGACCAGGACTCGGCCCGCTCGTACGCCAAGCTCATCCGCGAGATCACCGGCACCAAGGCCACCGTCGTCCTCTCCGACGACACCGGCGCCTCGAACCGCATCGACGAGTTCAGCGAGAACACCGACCGCTGGATGGTCGCCGTCCGCATGGTGTCCGAGGGGGTCGACGTCCCCCGCCTCGCGGTCGGCGTCTACGCGACGACCATCTCGACCCCGCTGTTCTTCGCACAGGCCGTCGGCCGTTTCGTGCGTTCACGCAGGCGCGGCGAGACCGCGTCCGTGTTCCTTCCGACGATCCCCAGCCTCCTCGGTTTCGCCAACGAGATGGAGGTCGAGCGCGACCACGTCCTCGACAAGCCCAAGAAGCAGGGCGAGGAGGACCCGTACGCCGAGTCCGAGAAGGAGCTCGCCGAGGCCGAGCGCCAGCAGGACGAGGACACCGGCGAGCAGGACATGCTGCCCTTCGAGGCCCTGGAGTCCGACGCCGTCTTCGACCGCGTCCTCTACAACGCGGCCGAGTTCGGCATGCAGGCCCATCCCGGCAGCGCCGAGGAGCAGGACTACCTCGGCATCCCCGGCCTCCTCGAACCCGACCAGGTCCAGCTGCTGCTGCAGAAGCGCCAGGCCCGGCAGATCGCGCACAGCCGCAAGAAGCCGGACGACGAGGCGGACCTGCTGGAGCTTCCCGCGGAGCGGCGTCCCGTCGTTTCCCACAAGGAACTGCTCGAACTGCGCAAGCAGCTCAACACGATGGTCGGCGCCTACGTCCACCAGACCGGCAAGCCGCACGGCGTGATCCACACCGAGCTGCGGCGGGTGTGCGGCGGACCGCCGAGCGCCGAGGCCACCGCCGGGCAGATCCGCGAGCGGATCAAGAAGGTCCAGGAGTGGGCCACCCGCATGCGGTGA